The nucleotide sequence CGATCTCGATCATGGTGTCCGGCGGAAGCAGGGGATCGGCCTTCACCGGCGCGAGCCTCTTGGTGCGCGCCTGCCGCTTGCTCAGGTAGCCGGCCAGCCGCGACAGCGAGTAGTTGATCGCGATGTAGACGCACGCCAGGACGATCGTGACCGGGATGAAGTTGTCGTATCCGGTCGCGATCAGCTGCCCTTGGCGGACCAGCTCGCCGTACCCGACGATCAGGCCGAGCGAGGTGTCCTTCAGCGCCACGACGCTCTGGCTGATGATGGCCGGCAGCATCGTGCGGATCGCCTGCGGGGCGAGGATCTTGCGCAGCGTCTGGCTGCGGGTCAGGCCGATCGAGTACGCCGCCTCACGCTGTCCGCGCGGCACCGACTGGACGCCGGCGCGGAAGATCTCCGCGAGCACCGATCCGTTGTACAGCGTCAGACCGATCACCAGCGAGGCGAGCGCGCCCTGGCCCTTGCCGAGACCGGCGTTGTCCATCACCGTGGTGATGCCGAGGTTGTTGGAGATCGACTGCAGCGTGTCGGCGAAGCCGAGGAACACGAACAGGATCAGCAGCACGAGCGGCACGGCGCGGAAGAACTCGACCACGACTGTGGAGATCGTCCGCAGGATCGCGTTGTGCGAGACCCGCATCGCCCCGAAGACGGCGCCGAAGATCAGCGAAAGGATGATCGCGAGAATCGCGGCGATCAGCGTGTTGATCAGCGCGTTGGCCAGTGAGTTCAGCGCGGTCGGGTCGGTGAAGATCGACCACTTCCGGGCGGTGAACTGCTTCGTCTCGTACATCCGGTACACCAGGTAGCCGAGGATCGCGAGGATCACGAGACTGCCGATGATGCCGGCGATCAGCTGGTTGCGCCGGGCGCGCGGCCCGGGCTGATCGAAGAGGACCGAGGCGCTCATCGGGCGACCTCCAGCTTCCGCTCGAACACTCGCGAGATCCCCGAGATTGCGAACACGATGATGATGTAGCCGAGCGCCGTTCCGAAGAACACCCAGTACAACGCCTGCGGCTCGTCGCGGATCAGGCCCTTCATCACGAACGAGGCCTCTGCGATCAGGA is from Cumulibacter manganitolerans and encodes:
- a CDS encoding amino acid ABC transporter permease yields the protein MSASVLFDQPGPRARRNQLIAGIIGSLVILAILGYLVYRMYETKQFTARKWSIFTDPTALNSLANALINTLIAAILAIILSLIFGAVFGAMRVSHNAILRTISTVVVEFFRAVPLVLLILFVFLGFADTLQSISNNLGITTVMDNAGLGKGQGALASLVIGLTLYNGSVLAEIFRAGVQSVPRGQREAAYSIGLTRSQTLRKILAPQAIRTMLPAIISQSVVALKDTSLGLIVGYGELVRQGQLIATGYDNFIPVTIVLACVYIAINYSLSRLAGYLSKRQARTKRLAPVKADPLLPPDTMIEIETERQLKD